The following coding sequences are from one Mastomys coucha isolate ucsf_1 unplaced genomic scaffold, UCSF_Mcou_1 pScaffold9, whole genome shotgun sequence window:
- the Pde12 gene encoding 2',5'-phosphodiesterase 12, with translation MWRLPGRAALCGVRWVVEQRSWAEASTHEKVGSMERAVVRCVPSEPKLSLSFALADGSHKNLQRDQSEPLGRALNRIATNALKGYAKVAAAKKSRKNRAHSSGGAACAATEPEPAATCEPVVKLYYREEAVAEDVLNVDAWQDGAVLQIGDVKYKVERNPPTFTELQLPRYIMAGFPVCPKLGLEFGDPASSVFRWYKEVKSGAAEPGDGGLASSSHSLQSSAWIETGVEERVYTPCNADIGLRLKLHCTPGNGQRFGPSRELESVCPVEAGPGTCTFDHRHLYTKKVTEDSFIRTVSYNILADTYAQTEFSRTVLYPYCAPYALELDYRQNLIQKELTGYNADLICLQEVDRAVFSDSLVPALEAFGLEGVFRIKQHEGLATFYRKSKFRLLSQHDISFQEALKSDPLHKELLEKLALNPLAQEKVLQRSSVLQISVLQSTTDSSKKICVANTHLYWHPKGGYIRLIQMAVALVHIRHVSCDLYPGIPVIFCGDFNSTPSTGMYHFVINGSIPEDHEDWASNGEEERCNMFLTHCFKLKSACGEPAYTNYVGGFHGCLDYIFIDLNTLEVEQVIPLPSHEEVTTHQALPSVSHPSDHIALVCDLKWK, from the exons ATGTGGAGGCTCCCAGGCCGCGCCGCGCTTTGTGGGGTCAGGTGGGTGGTGGAGCAGCGCAGCTGGGCCGAGGCATCGACTCACGAGAAGGTGGGGTCCATGGAGCGCGCGGTGGTTCGCTGTGTGCCCTCGGAGCCCAAGCTCAGCCTGTCTTTTGCGTTGGCCGACGGCAGCCACAAAAACTTGCAGCGGGACCAGAGCGAGCCTCTGGGCCGAGCCCTCAACCGGATCGCTACCAACGCCCTCAAGGGATACGCTAAAGTAGCGGCTGCcaagaagagcaggaagaaccGAGCCCACTCGAGCGGTGGCGCGGCCTGTGCGGCGACAGAGCCAGAACCGGCTGCGACCTGCGAGCCGGTGGTGAAGCTGTACTACCGGGAGGAGGCGGTGGCTGAGGATGTGCTCAATGTGGACGCCTGGCAGGACGGAGCGGTGCTGCAGATCGGCGATGTCAAGTACAAGGTGGAGCGCAACCCGCCTACCTTCACGGAGCTGCAGTTGCCGCGCTACATCATGGCTGGCTTCCCTGTGTGTCCCAAACTCGGTCTGGAATTTGGGGATCCCGCCAGCTCCGTGTTCCGCTGGTACAAGGAAGTCAAATCCGGGGCGGCAGAACCTGGGGACGGCGGCCTCGCGTCTTCGTCTCACTCTTTGCAGTCTTCTGCTTGGATCGAGACGGGTGTGGAGGAGCGTGTATACACCCCGTGCAATGCTGACATCGGGCTACGGCTCAAGCTTCACTGCACGCCGGGCAATGGGCAGCGCTTCGGGCCAAGCCGGGAGCTAGAAAGTGTGTGCCCGGTGGAGGCTGGGCCTGGCACCTGCACTTTTGACCATCGACATCTCTACACCAAGAAGGTGACAGAGGACTCTTTCATCCGCACTGTCTCCTACAACATCCTGGCAGATACGTACGCCCAGACTGAGTTCTCTCGGACAGTCCTGTACCCGTACTGTGCCCCCTACGCCCTGGAGCTTGACTACCGCCAGAACCTTATACAGAAGGAGCTCACAGGCTACAACGCAGACCTCATCTGTTTGCAAGAGGTGGACCGCGCAGTGTTCTCGGACAGCTTGGTACCAGCCCTGGAGGCCTTCGGACTGGAGGGCGTGTTCCGAATCAAGCAGCACGAAGGCCTGGCCACTTTCTACCGGAAGTCGAAGTTCAGGCTTCTTAGCCAACACGACATTTCTTTTCAGGAAGCCCTGAAGTCAGACCCACTGCACAAAGAATTACTAGAGAAACTGGCTTTGAACCCATTAGCACAGGAGAAGGTACTCCAGAGATCGTCTGTCCTTCAG ATTTCAGTTCTTCAATCTACAACGGACTCTTCTAAAAAGATATGTGTTGCTAATACCCATCTCTACTGGCACCCAAAAG gtGGATACATTCGTCTCATTCAAATGGCAGTAGCCTTAGTTCATATTAGACACGTCTCATGTGATCTCTATCCTGGCATACCAGTTATATTTTGTGGAGACTTTAATAGTACACCATCAACGGGAATGTATCATTTTGTCATCAATGGCAGCATTCCGGAGGATCATGAAGACTGGGCTTCcaatggggaagaggagagatgcAACATGTTTCTCACACACTGTTTCAAACTGAAGAGTGCTTGTGGTGAACCTGCTTACACAAATTATGTTGGTGGCTTTCACGGATGTCTAGATTACATTTTCATTGACTTAAATACTTTGGAGGTTGAACAGGTGATCCCATTACCTAGTCATGAAGAAGTTACCACCCACCAGGCCTTACCTAGTGTTTCTCATCCATCTGACCACATAGCACTTGTATGTgacttaaaatggaaatag
- the Arf4 gene encoding ADP-ribosylation factor 4 has translation MGLTISSLFSRLFGKKQMRILMVGLDAAGKTTILYKLKLGEIVTTIPTIGFNVETVEYKNICFTVWDVGGQDKIRPLWRHYFQNTQGLIFVVDSNDRERIQEGAAVLQKMLLEDELQDAVLLLFANKQDLPNAMAISEMTDKLGLQSLRNRTWYVQATCATQGTGLYEGLDWLSNELSKR, from the exons ATGGGCCTCACCATCTCCTCACTCTTCTCGCGCCTCTTCGGCAAGAAGCAGATGCGCATTTTGATGG TTGGATTGGATGCTGCTGGCAAGACGACAATTCTGTATAAACTCAAATTAGGGGAAATAGTCACCACCATTCCTACCATTG gTTTTAATGTGGAAACAGTAGAATATAAGAACATTTGTTTCACAGTATGGGATGTTGGTGGTCAAGATAAAATTAGGCCTCTGTGGAGGCATTACTTCCAGAATACCCAG GGTCTCATTTTTGTGGTAGATAGCAATGATCGTGAAAGAATCCAGGAAGGAGCAGCTGTGCTGCAGAAAATG CTTCTGGAAGATGAGCTGCAGGACGCAGTGTTGCTGCTTTTTGCAAACAAACAGGACTTGCCAAATGCTATGGCCATCAGTGAGATGACGGATAAATTAGGTCTTCAGTCTCTCCGGAACAGAACA TGGTATGTCCAAGCCACTTGTGCTACACAAGGAACTGGTCTGTATGAGGGACTGGATTGGCTGTCAAACGAACTGTCAAAACGTTAA